The following are encoded in a window of Paraburkholderia hospita genomic DNA:
- a CDS encoding paraquat-inducible protein A, which yields MTAERLIACHECDLLQREAPLTGEGLLRCCRCGAELYRHHPDSLDRALAYTLTCIVLFVIGNTYPIVGLSVNGDLVETTLLGAVRVLYSDGMWPIAGLVFVTTFLMPLLQMSTMAYMLVPLRLRRLPYRPDIVFRLMHLARPWGMTEVLILGMLVALVKLAHIASVVPGVALWTFGALMLLLAAASAAFDPHELWQRMGDRYSGVPDRDELTTPSARTAMASGLMTCHSCGLLTKSDLHGHDASCPRCGAHLHARKPASFARTWAFLIAAMVLYIPANMLPVMNTSSLFGSEKDTILSGVVYLWASGSWPLAIIVFIASIAVPMLKIIAIMFLVISTQRRSLALLQQRTRIYRVVELVGRWSMLDIYVITILVALVQFNALATIQAGPAAVAFGAVVVLTMFAAMSFDPRLIWDATEPNHG from the coding sequence ATGACCGCCGAGCGCCTCATCGCCTGTCACGAATGCGACCTGCTGCAACGTGAAGCGCCGTTGACAGGCGAGGGCCTGCTGCGCTGCTGCCGTTGCGGTGCCGAACTGTACCGCCACCATCCGGATAGCCTCGATCGTGCGCTGGCCTATACGCTTACGTGCATCGTGCTGTTCGTGATCGGCAATACATATCCGATCGTCGGCCTGTCGGTGAACGGCGATCTCGTCGAGACCACCTTGCTGGGCGCGGTGCGCGTCCTGTACAGCGACGGCATGTGGCCGATCGCGGGACTGGTGTTCGTGACGACATTCCTGATGCCCCTGCTGCAGATGAGCACCATGGCGTACATGCTGGTTCCGCTGCGCCTTCGGCGCCTGCCATACCGGCCCGACATCGTCTTTCGGCTCATGCATCTGGCGAGGCCGTGGGGCATGACGGAGGTGCTGATCCTTGGCATGCTGGTCGCGCTGGTCAAGCTGGCGCATATCGCCAGTGTCGTGCCGGGCGTCGCGCTGTGGACTTTCGGCGCGCTCATGCTGCTGCTCGCCGCTGCCAGTGCTGCATTCGATCCGCACGAGCTCTGGCAGCGAATGGGCGACCGCTACAGCGGCGTGCCTGACCGGGACGAGCTCACGACGCCATCCGCACGCACGGCAATGGCCAGCGGTCTGATGACATGTCACAGCTGCGGCTTGCTGACGAAGTCGGACTTGCATGGGCACGACGCCAGCTGTCCGCGCTGCGGAGCGCATCTTCACGCGCGCAAACCGGCGAGCTTTGCGCGTACGTGGGCCTTCCTGATTGCCGCGATGGTGCTGTACATCCCGGCGAACATGCTGCCGGTGATGAACACCAGTTCGCTGTTCGGCTCGGAGAAAGACACGATTCTGAGCGGCGTGGTGTACCTCTGGGCATCGGGCTCGTGGCCTTTAGCCATCATCGTGTTCATCGCGAGCATCGCTGTCCCGATGCTGAAGATCATCGCGATCATGTTCCTCGTCATCTCGACGCAGCGCCGCTCGCTCGCGCTATTGCAGCAGAGAACGCGCATCTACCGTGTGGTGGAACTCGTCGGGCGCTGGTCGATGCTCGACATCTATGTGATCACGATTCTTGTCGCACTCGTCCAGTTCAATGCGCTCGCGACGATCCAGGCGGGCCCGGCAGCGGTTGCCTTTGGCGCGGTGGTGGTGCTGACAATGTTCGCGGCCATGTCGTTCGACCCTCGCCTGATCTGGGACGCGACGGAGCCCAATCATGGCTAA
- a CDS encoding DUF1697 domain-containing protein, which yields MITYVALLRAVNVGGTGKLPMTELRKMCEAAGFSNVRTYIASGNVVFDSTLAKRAVQQALERSLEAYAGKPVGVLIRTGKEMAAVLDANPFRDEAPNRTVAIFLDAAPPADTLEHIAGQQNEQVALGKHEIYVHYGDGMAKTKLRIPAAKTGTARNINTIAKLAEWAAQS from the coding sequence ATGATCACTTATGTTGCGTTGTTGCGCGCCGTCAATGTCGGCGGCACCGGCAAGCTTCCGATGACCGAGCTTCGCAAGATGTGCGAGGCAGCGGGCTTCAGCAACGTGCGCACGTACATCGCGAGCGGCAACGTCGTGTTCGACAGCACGCTGGCGAAACGCGCGGTGCAGCAGGCGCTCGAACGCAGCCTCGAGGCGTATGCGGGCAAGCCCGTCGGCGTGCTGATTCGCACCGGCAAGGAGATGGCTGCCGTGCTGGACGCGAATCCGTTTCGCGACGAAGCGCCGAATCGCACGGTCGCGATCTTCCTCGACGCAGCGCCACCCGCCGACACGCTCGAACACATCGCCGGACAGCAGAACGAACAGGTCGCGCTCGGCAAGCACGAGATTTACGTGCACTACGGCGACGGCATGGCAAAGACGAAGTTGAGAATTCCAGCCGCGAAGACAGGCACCGCGCGCAACATCAACACGATTGCCAAACTGGCGGAGTGGGCCGCGCAATCATGA
- a CDS encoding PqiB family protein, which produces MAKPPGQSGSPDVPEAVATPRSRWRVQIVWLVPLIAILIGGWLAVKAVMEQGPTVTIGFETGEGLEAGKTKIKFKNVDIGVVKNVKLSGDHRRVIATAELSKDATNLLIEDTRFWVVRPRISGGTVSGIGTLLSGSFIGMDVGTSTKPRRDYTGLETPPVFAIGVPGREFILKGADMGSLDVGSPIFYRRLQVGQVISYQLDPDGKGVTMHVFVNAPYDRYVKPDTRFWQASGIDVSLDTTGVKVNTESLVAILIGGLAFQTPDETPDDAEAAANTEFALFNDRAEAFKRHDRIVDHYVLVFRESVRGLVVGAPVDFLGIVVGEVAAINTGFDPVTKRFSIPVEIRLYPERFTSRFVKGGAGGRITNDRERLAQTLVDHGLRAQLRTGNLLTGQLYVALDFFPNAPKAKVDWTTTPPEMPTIPGGLQSMQDSVTSLLAKLNQIPFGGIGKGAQKTLADADTLLKQLRTDVVPQARDTLAAAQTALNSANGALQPDAPLAQNTADAMSELARTAAAFRSLADYLERHPEALIRGKPEDNK; this is translated from the coding sequence ATGGCTAAACCTCCCGGACAATCGGGGTCGCCAGACGTTCCTGAGGCTGTTGCCACACCGCGCTCGCGCTGGCGGGTGCAGATCGTGTGGCTGGTGCCGCTCATCGCCATTCTGATCGGCGGCTGGCTCGCGGTGAAGGCGGTCATGGAGCAGGGCCCGACGGTCACTATCGGCTTCGAAACCGGCGAGGGGCTCGAAGCGGGCAAGACCAAGATCAAGTTCAAGAACGTCGACATCGGTGTGGTCAAAAACGTCAAGCTGTCGGGCGATCACCGCCGCGTGATCGCCACGGCCGAACTGTCCAAAGATGCCACGAACCTGCTGATAGAAGACACGCGTTTCTGGGTCGTGCGTCCGCGTATTTCCGGCGGCACCGTATCGGGCATCGGCACCTTGCTGTCCGGTTCCTTCATCGGCATGGACGTGGGCACTTCGACGAAGCCGAGGCGCGATTACACAGGTCTGGAGACGCCGCCGGTGTTCGCCATCGGCGTGCCGGGCCGCGAGTTCATACTGAAAGGCGCCGACATGGGCTCGCTCGATGTCGGTTCGCCCATTTTCTACAGACGGCTGCAGGTCGGCCAGGTTATTTCGTACCAGTTGGACCCGGACGGAAAGGGTGTGACGATGCATGTCTTCGTCAACGCCCCTTACGACAGATACGTGAAGCCGGATACGCGGTTCTGGCAGGCGAGCGGGATCGACGTGTCGCTCGATACGACGGGCGTCAAGGTCAATACGGAATCGCTGGTGGCCATCCTGATCGGCGGACTCGCATTCCAGACGCCCGACGAAACGCCTGATGACGCGGAAGCCGCCGCGAACACCGAGTTCGCGCTGTTCAACGATCGCGCGGAGGCGTTTAAGCGCCACGATCGGATCGTCGACCACTATGTGCTGGTGTTCAGGGAGTCGGTGCGGGGACTGGTCGTCGGCGCGCCCGTCGATTTTCTCGGGATCGTGGTCGGCGAAGTCGCGGCAATCAATACGGGGTTTGATCCCGTCACCAAACGATTCAGCATCCCGGTCGAGATACGGCTTTATCCAGAGCGTTTCACTTCGCGCTTTGTCAAGGGCGGGGCTGGCGGCAGGATCACCAACGATCGTGAGCGACTTGCGCAAACGCTGGTCGACCACGGCTTACGTGCGCAATTGCGCACCGGAAACCTGTTGACCGGGCAACTTTACGTTGCGCTCGACTTTTTCCCCAACGCGCCCAAGGCAAAGGTCGACTGGACCACCACGCCGCCCGAGATGCCAACCATACCTGGCGGCCTGCAGTCCATGCAGGATTCGGTGACGAGTCTCCTCGCCAAGCTGAACCAGATTCCATTCGGAGGAATCGGGAAGGGCGCACAAAAGACGCTCGCCGACGCCGATACTCTTCTCAAGCAGTTGAGGACGGATGTGGTGCCTCAGGCCCGGGACACGCTCGCCGCCGCACAGACGGCGCTAAATTCCGCGAACGGCGCGCTACAGCCAGATGCCCCACTGGCGCAGAATACCGCGGACGCCATGAGCGAACTGGCGCGCACGGCGGCCGCTTTCCGCTCGCTGGCGGACTATCTCGAACGCCATCCGGAGGCACTCATTCGCGGCAAGCCGGAGGATAACAAGTGA
- a CDS encoding PqiC family protein — MKRLSLCLAVALTMITLVGCASSKSEFYTLSAEAPRESVNHGSPVTVVIGAVNVPELVNRPQIVVRAGTNHVTIDEFARWAEPLKSQIPRVFVADLSQLLNSPRVSTLPIGGDAAAAWRVRIDVQSFDASLGDTASVDVLWSVLPPGNAPPITGRTIASEPCAGAGYDAVVVAWSRALATVSRAIAAGIRTPGAVD; from the coding sequence GTGAAGCGCCTGTCGCTATGCCTTGCCGTTGCACTGACGATGATCACGCTCGTCGGTTGTGCCAGTTCGAAGTCGGAGTTCTACACATTGAGCGCGGAGGCGCCGCGCGAAAGCGTCAATCACGGTTCGCCCGTCACGGTCGTGATCGGGGCAGTCAACGTGCCCGAACTCGTCAACCGGCCGCAGATCGTGGTTCGCGCCGGGACGAACCATGTGACGATCGACGAATTCGCCCGCTGGGCTGAGCCGCTGAAGAGCCAGATTCCGCGCGTGTTTGTCGCCGATCTCTCGCAGTTGCTGAACAGCCCTCGCGTGTCGACTTTGCCGATCGGCGGCGACGCGGCGGCGGCCTGGCGAGTGCGTATCGACGTCCAGAGCTTCGACGCTTCGCTCGGTGATACCGCGTCTGTCGATGTCTTGTGGTCGGTGCTGCCACCCGGCAACGCGCCGCCGATCACTGGCCGGACCATCGCGAGTGAGCCCTGCGCAGGCGCCGGCTACGATGCAGTGGTGGTGGCCTGGAGCAGGGCGCTCGCGACCGTGAGCCGCGCGATCGCGGCTGGCATCCGTACGCCGGGCGCCGTCGACTGA
- a CDS encoding ClC family H(+)/Cl(-) exchange transporter, translated as MDNSGTGEHSHGLVMLAASSLIAGMACGLLGTLFRFALESADRVRNVFIGWAHTEHLVGFIGVLLATSAATAFAANLVKRRAPDAIGSGIPHVEAVVSGDLAPAPLALVPVKFIGGVLAIGAGLALGREGPTVQMASSISNWIGMLLRRNADDCRILIAAGAGAGLATAFNAPIAGAVFVLEELLRRFEMRMAVAALGASAGAIAVARLMHGDAPDFQFGVPPHPGFGTVPAYLLLGAVVGLLGAAYCRAILWALAISDWLSHWPAYVRAALIGAAAGVLAWFAPDLAGGGDPLTQRALMGAGELSGVAVAFVIRFGFGALSYAAGTPGGLFAPMLVLGAQAGLIFGRIGFLWFPGFAADPGAFAAVAMTAFFAAVVRAPVTGIVLVTEMTGGFTLLLPMLTACFTAMVVPIMLHCPPIYDSLGERLPHKASQRL; from the coding sequence ATGGACAATAGCGGAACGGGGGAGCACAGTCACGGACTGGTCATGCTAGCCGCCAGTTCCCTCATCGCGGGAATGGCCTGCGGCTTGCTCGGAACGCTTTTCCGGTTCGCGCTGGAGAGCGCGGACAGAGTGCGCAATGTATTCATCGGATGGGCGCACACGGAGCACCTTGTTGGCTTCATTGGTGTTCTCCTTGCCACGTCGGCTGCGACCGCATTTGCTGCGAACCTCGTCAAGCGCCGCGCCCCCGACGCGATCGGCAGCGGGATTCCTCACGTCGAGGCCGTGGTGAGCGGTGACCTCGCCCCCGCGCCCCTTGCGCTCGTTCCGGTGAAGTTCATCGGCGGCGTGCTCGCCATCGGTGCCGGGCTCGCGCTCGGTCGTGAAGGTCCGACCGTTCAGATGGCCTCCTCGATCTCAAACTGGATTGGCATGCTTCTGCGCCGGAACGCGGACGACTGCCGGATCTTGATCGCGGCCGGCGCTGGGGCGGGGCTCGCCACGGCGTTCAACGCCCCGATTGCGGGCGCCGTGTTCGTGCTTGAGGAACTGCTGCGCCGCTTCGAAATGCGCATGGCCGTCGCGGCGCTTGGTGCGTCGGCCGGAGCGATCGCCGTGGCGCGCCTGATGCATGGTGACGCGCCGGACTTCCAGTTTGGCGTTCCCCCACATCCCGGCTTCGGGACAGTGCCGGCCTATCTCCTGCTCGGCGCCGTCGTCGGTCTTTTAGGCGCGGCCTACTGCCGCGCGATACTGTGGGCGCTGGCTATTTCCGATTGGCTCTCGCACTGGCCGGCATATGTCCGGGCCGCGCTGATCGGGGCAGCGGCGGGGGTGCTCGCGTGGTTTGCACCAGACCTCGCAGGCGGTGGCGATCCGCTCACGCAGCGCGCGCTGATGGGGGCCGGCGAGCTTTCAGGCGTGGCAGTGGCGTTCGTCATCCGCTTTGGATTCGGTGCTCTCTCATACGCTGCCGGCACGCCGGGTGGCCTGTTTGCGCCCATGCTCGTACTTGGCGCGCAAGCTGGCCTCATCTTCGGCAGAATCGGTTTCCTCTGGTTTCCTGGCTTCGCCGCAGATCCGGGCGCGTTTGCCGCAGTCGCAATGACTGCGTTTTTTGCGGCTGTCGTGCGTGCGCCCGTGACCGGGATCGTCCTGGTCACCGAAATGACAGGGGGCTTTACGCTGCTCTTGCCGATGCTTACCGCATGCTTCACGGCGATGGTCGTCCCCATCATGCTGCACTGTCCACCCATCTATGATTCGCTAGGCGAACGGCTTCCTCACAAAGCTTCGCAGAGGTTGTGA
- a CDS encoding HAF repeat-containing protein: MIGYSRTTGGKTHAFLYPESGHMTDLGALPGSSESEAWSINVHGDVVGDCIMADGTYRAFLYENGSMHDLNTLAGAGSGLILAKAGAISDSGQIVGFAQVNGIAHAVLLTPSGHGR, translated from the coding sequence GTGATCGGCTACAGCCGCACAACGGGCGGCAAGACCCATGCATTCCTGTACCCGGAAAGCGGCCATATGACCGATCTGGGCGCACTGCCAGGCAGTTCCGAGAGCGAGGCATGGAGCATCAATGTCCACGGCGACGTGGTAGGCGACTGCATCATGGCTGACGGGACCTACCGCGCCTTTTTGTATGAAAACGGCAGCATGCACGATCTGAATACGCTTGCAGGCGCCGGTTCCGGGCTGATATTGGCGAAAGCAGGAGCGATCAGCGACAGTGGGCAGATCGTGGGCTTCGCGCAGGTCAATGGCATCGCGCACGCCGTTCTGCTCACCCCGTCCGGGCACGGCCGTTGA
- a CDS encoding 2-hydroxyacid dehydrogenase, with the protein MKPSLLILIPLGDDSRARISASFDIHYAPTHEARVQSIAKEGAAIRAVLTNGTTGLTADEMDQMPALEFVSALGAGYENIATTHAKARGIGLANGAGTNDDCVADHALALLLAVVRDVPQRDRATREGIWRDTLPMRPSVSGKRLGIVGLGNIGLKVARRAAGFDIDVAYHNRKPRDGAALRYIDNLHELARWSDYLVVATPGGPATQHLIDRAVLEALGPKGFLVNVSRGSVVDTAALAHALANGVIAGAGLDVYEGEPQPPQALVDLTNVVLTPHVAGTSPEAITASVDNFITNATRHFAGEDVLTPI; encoded by the coding sequence ATGAAACCTTCCCTGCTCATCCTGATTCCACTTGGCGACGACAGTCGCGCGCGCATTTCAGCATCCTTCGATATTCATTACGCCCCCACACATGAAGCACGCGTTCAATCTATCGCGAAAGAAGGCGCGGCGATTCGCGCCGTATTGACCAACGGCACGACAGGTCTCACGGCCGATGAAATGGACCAGATGCCTGCGCTCGAATTCGTCAGTGCGCTTGGCGCGGGCTATGAAAACATCGCGACTACGCATGCAAAAGCACGCGGCATCGGGCTCGCGAACGGCGCAGGCACGAACGACGATTGCGTCGCCGATCACGCATTGGCCTTGCTGCTAGCCGTCGTGCGCGACGTGCCGCAACGCGACCGCGCGACCCGCGAAGGCATTTGGCGCGACACATTGCCGATGCGGCCGTCCGTGTCGGGCAAGCGGCTTGGCATCGTGGGCCTCGGCAATATAGGGCTGAAGGTTGCGCGGCGCGCGGCCGGCTTCGATATCGACGTCGCGTATCACAACCGCAAGCCGCGCGACGGCGCGGCATTGCGCTACATCGACAACCTGCACGAACTCGCGCGCTGGAGCGACTATCTCGTCGTTGCAACGCCGGGCGGTCCGGCTACCCAACATCTGATCGATCGCGCCGTGCTCGAAGCACTGGGGCCGAAGGGTTTTCTGGTGAACGTGTCGCGCGGCAGCGTCGTCGATACGGCCGCGCTTGCGCATGCGCTCGCGAACGGCGTGATAGCGGGCGCGGGCCTCGACGTGTACGAAGGCGAGCCGCAGCCACCGCAGGCGCTGGTGGATCTGACGAACGTCGTGCTTACCCCGCATGTGGCGGGCACGTCGCCGGAAGCGATCACAGCCTCCGTCGATAACTTCATCACGAACGCGACGCGCCACTTCGCGGGCGAAGACGTGTTGACACCCATCTGA
- a CDS encoding sigma-54-dependent transcriptional regulator, protein MNLNLKRLYHVCNPERACLDGNLPSLQWRIRCIDIRERQGAALLANDRAAGLIEFPSLSIPADLNEVDELTRTSAAISWVAVVTNAHLNDPEIGRIVRTRCVSYIRLPAAAEMVAQELDRAYEMSAGDGSEHTSANAGSVALIGACAAMSDVRAAIRNASEHERPVTFIGESGSGKTLAASSIHRGSSRREGPFVSIDCAAFAPERVETELFGESGGEEIRVEEGNQRSRLSMAEGGSLYIDGICELPLSGQQRLADMLDTGARNVRIICSTHIDLQRAADEHRLHARLFSRLSPDTITIPPLRERGPDIRLLATHLLKSFRSDSRHGVQGFSVCAWEAFDAHTWPGNLQEMINRIRHAIVASDGTLITAVDLGFDQTASVPMMSASGDDDDIPEWDAVELAIARNQGRLDAAATELHISRVLLARMLASDSRRSVATPGELRMDSA, encoded by the coding sequence ATGAACCTGAATCTGAAAAGGCTCTATCACGTATGCAACCCTGAGCGTGCATGTCTCGACGGCAATCTTCCGTCGCTGCAATGGCGCATTCGTTGCATCGATATCCGTGAACGCCAGGGCGCCGCATTGCTCGCCAATGATCGCGCCGCGGGTCTGATCGAATTTCCGTCGTTGAGCATTCCCGCCGATCTGAATGAAGTCGACGAACTTACGCGAACCAGCGCGGCGATCAGTTGGGTGGCTGTCGTCACCAATGCGCACCTCAATGATCCGGAAATCGGACGGATCGTGCGCACGCGCTGCGTGAGTTATATCCGCTTGCCCGCGGCGGCAGAGATGGTTGCTCAGGAACTCGATCGTGCGTACGAGATGTCAGCGGGCGACGGGAGCGAACATACGAGCGCGAACGCGGGATCGGTCGCGCTGATCGGCGCATGCGCGGCGATGAGCGACGTGCGTGCGGCAATACGCAACGCGTCGGAACATGAACGGCCTGTGACGTTCATCGGCGAATCGGGGAGTGGCAAGACGCTGGCGGCGTCGTCGATCCATCGGGGTTCGTCGCGCCGCGAAGGGCCGTTCGTGTCGATCGATTGCGCGGCCTTCGCGCCGGAACGCGTGGAAACGGAATTGTTCGGGGAATCGGGCGGCGAGGAGATCAGAGTCGAAGAGGGCAATCAGCGTTCGCGCCTCAGCATGGCGGAGGGCGGCTCACTGTATATCGATGGTATCTGCGAACTGCCGCTGTCGGGACAGCAGCGTCTCGCGGACATGCTCGATACGGGGGCGCGCAATGTACGCATCATCTGCTCGACACATATCGACTTGCAGCGCGCTGCAGACGAACATCGTCTGCACGCGCGTCTTTTCTCGCGGCTTTCACCCGACACGATCACGATTCCGCCGCTGCGCGAACGCGGCCCCGATATCCGCTTGCTCGCCACGCATCTGCTGAAGAGCTTTCGCTCCGATTCCCGCCATGGGGTGCAAGGTTTTTCCGTGTGCGCGTGGGAAGCCTTCGACGCGCACACCTGGCCCGGCAATCTGCAGGAAATGATCAATCGCATCCGCCATGCGATCGTTGCCAGCGATGGCACGCTGATTACAGCCGTCGATCTGGGTTTCGATCAGACCGCGAGCGTACCGATGATGAGCGCGTCCGGCGATGACGACGACATTCCCGAGTGGGACGCCGTCGAACTGGCCATCGCGCGAAATCAGGGCCGGCTCGATGCGGCGGCGACGGAGCTGCACATTTCCAGGGTGTTGCTCGCGCGCATGCTGGCCTCGGACTCCCGGCGGTCGGTGGCGACCCCGGGCGAGTTGCGGATGGATTCCGCCTAG
- the gltS gene encoding sodium/glutamate symporter — MSLDTLEVLMAASLVLLLGRQILARVRILRTYSIPEPVVGGLLVSLLVFALNRALQIDVRFDTTLQAPLMLTFFATIGLNADLAGLKAGGRALMAFLGVVVGLLVMQDALGIGLAWALGQERLLGLLGASVTLSGGHGTGAAWAKVFAERHGLASATEIAIACATFGLILGGLIGGPVARFLITRYQLAPNLETEVATSTGFEEPNTVRPITAEAVIETVALIAVCLAVGSAFASLLNGTAFELPAFVCVLFVGVVLRNGLAVRGWYRVFEDAVSVLGNVSLGLFLAIALMSLRLGDLASLALPLFVILVVQAIAMAAYAIFVTFRVMGRNYDAAVLAAGHCGFGLGATPTAIANMQAITGQFGPSHLAFLVVPMVGAFFIDIANAIVIKLFLLLPLYD, encoded by the coding sequence GTGAGCCTCGATACGCTGGAAGTGCTGATGGCCGCTTCCCTTGTTCTTCTCCTTGGACGGCAGATTCTTGCCCGGGTCAGGATTCTACGCACGTACAGCATCCCCGAACCGGTTGTCGGTGGCCTGCTTGTGTCGCTGCTGGTGTTTGCGTTGAACCGCGCCCTGCAGATCGACGTCCGTTTCGATACCACGCTTCAAGCGCCGCTGATGCTGACCTTCTTCGCCACCATCGGCCTTAACGCAGACCTCGCCGGACTAAAAGCGGGCGGGCGGGCGCTGATGGCTTTTCTGGGTGTCGTGGTCGGCTTGCTCGTGATGCAGGATGCGCTCGGTATCGGACTCGCCTGGGCACTGGGCCAGGAGCGGTTGCTTGGTCTGCTTGGGGCGTCGGTCACGCTGTCGGGCGGCCACGGCACGGGGGCAGCGTGGGCCAAGGTCTTCGCCGAGCGCCACGGCCTCGCATCGGCGACCGAAATTGCGATTGCCTGTGCCACATTCGGTTTGATACTCGGCGGATTGATCGGCGGGCCGGTCGCGCGATTTCTGATCACGCGCTATCAGCTCGCGCCGAATCTTGAGACGGAAGTGGCAACCTCGACCGGCTTCGAGGAGCCCAATACGGTACGGCCGATCACCGCGGAGGCCGTCATCGAAACCGTCGCGCTGATTGCGGTTTGTCTTGCTGTGGGATCGGCGTTCGCGTCATTGCTGAACGGTACGGCGTTCGAGCTGCCGGCGTTCGTGTGCGTCCTGTTCGTCGGTGTCGTGCTGCGCAACGGACTCGCGGTGCGCGGCTGGTATCGCGTGTTCGAGGACGCCGTGTCTGTACTCGGCAACGTGAGCCTCGGACTCTTTCTTGCGATAGCGTTGATGAGCCTGCGGCTGGGGGATCTCGCATCGCTTGCCTTGCCGCTGTTCGTCATTCTGGTGGTGCAGGCGATCGCGATGGCAGCCTACGCCATTTTCGTCACGTTTCGGGTGATGGGGCGCAACTATGATGCGGCAGTATTGGCGGCAGGGCATTGCGGCTTCGGCCTTGGGGCAACACCGACCGCGATAGCCAACATGCAGGCCATCACAGGACAGTTCGGTCCCTCCCATCTGGCCTTTCTGGTAGTGCCTATGGTGGGAGCGTTTTTCATCGACATTGCGAATGCGATCGTCATCAAGCTGTTTCTGTTGCTGCCGCTCTATGACTGA
- a CDS encoding OsmC family protein, whose product MAKHTALIEWSSNGSKFTDNRYSRAHQWTFDGGAVVLASSSPHVVRVPFSDPAGVDPEEAYVAALSSCHMLWFLSIAAEQGYVVTSYRDEAEGTMAKNDAGKEVVTRVVLKPAVAFAGAKTPSDEALAHLHHLAHDACFLANSVKTVIDVEGSWSFEQV is encoded by the coding sequence ATGGCAAAGCATACGGCACTCATCGAATGGAGCAGCAACGGCAGCAAGTTCACCGACAACCGTTATAGCCGCGCTCACCAATGGACGTTCGACGGCGGCGCAGTGGTGCTTGCATCGAGTTCGCCGCATGTCGTGCGCGTGCCGTTCTCCGATCCGGCGGGCGTCGATCCTGAAGAGGCGTATGTCGCGGCGCTGTCGAGTTGCCATATGCTGTGGTTTCTGTCGATTGCTGCGGAGCAAGGTTATGTCGTCACGTCGTATCGCGACGAAGCCGAGGGCACGATGGCGAAGAACGATGCGGGCAAGGAAGTGGTCACGCGTGTCGTGCTGAAACCGGCCGTTGCGTTTGCGGGCGCGAAAACACCGAGCGATGAAGCGCTCGCACATCTGCATCATCTCGCGCACGACGCGTGTTTTCTCGCCAATTCGGTGAAGACGGTGATCGATGTTGAAGGGAGTTGGAGCTTCGAACAGGTTTGA
- a CDS encoding c-type cytochrome, with protein MRRFHGAWAAAVVFLEVAAAGDAFAESGVAGLIDEQHCMFCDTTQGANLAPSFPQIVERYRKVPGAGATLAKKLRVQGKAHWGDITMPDADRVAPLSPEQADMVAQWVLAQ; from the coding sequence TTGAGACGGTTTCATGGAGCATGGGCTGCGGCCGTCGTTTTCCTGGAAGTGGCGGCGGCCGGGGACGCATTCGCGGAGTCCGGCGTCGCGGGATTGATCGACGAGCAGCACTGCATGTTTTGCGATACGACTCAAGGGGCCAATCTCGCGCCGTCGTTCCCGCAGATCGTAGAACGCTATCGCAAGGTGCCGGGCGCGGGCGCCACGCTCGCGAAGAAGTTGCGCGTCCAGGGAAAAGCGCACTGGGGTGATATCACGATGCCGGACGCGGACCGCGTCGCACCGCTTTCGCCCGAACAGGCCGACATGGTCGCTCAGTGGGTGCTGGCGCAGTGA